One window of Pyxicephalus adspersus chromosome 4, UCB_Pads_2.0, whole genome shotgun sequence genomic DNA carries:
- the OLIG3 gene encoding oligodendrocyte transcription factor 3 encodes MNSDSSSMSSRASSPDMDEMYLRGHHHHHHHQDSRLNSVSSTQNDLMQKMSDEVLSRHGSKGDGDSSKYKIKKQLSEQDLQQLRLKINGRERKRMHDLNLAMDGLREVMPYAHGPSVRKLSKIATLLLARNYILMLTSSLEEMKRLVGEIYGGHHSAFHCGTVGHSAAHPVHPSNAVHQVHPILGSALASNNSSSLSATLPGIGSIRPAHSLLKTPSTPPLPLGSGFQHWAGLPCPCTICQMPPPPQLSALTSSMNRISSETKDLLK; translated from the coding sequence ATGAATTCTGATTCCAGCTCAATGTCCAGCAGAGCTTCCTCTCCAGATATGGATGAGATGTATCTCAGAggtcaccaccaccatcaccatcacCAGGACAGCAGACTCAACTCTGTGTCCTCCACTCAGAATGATCTCATGCAGAAGATGTCAGATGAAGTCCTCTCCAGACATGGCTCCAAGGGGGATGGAGACAGCAGCAAATATAAAATCAAGAAGCAATTGTCAGAGCAGGACTTGCAGCAGCTCAGGCTGAAAATCAATGGCCGGGAGCGTAAGAGGATGCACGACCTGAACCTTGCCATGGATGGCCTGCGGGAAGTCATGCCCTATGCCCATGGGCCTTCAGTAAGAAAACTTTCCAAAATCGCCACCCTGCTGCTTGCCAGAAACTATATCCTGATGCTGACAAGCTCTTTGGAGGAGATGAAACGACTGGTGGGTGAGATCTATGGGGGGCACCACTCAGCATTTCATTGTGGCACTGTGGGGCATTCTGCTGCTCACCCAGTTCACCCATCCAACGCTGTCCATCAGGTGCACCCCATCCTGGGCAGCGCTTTGGCATCCAACAACTCCTCCAGCCTTTCTGCCACTTTACCAGGGATTGGCAGCATCAGACCAGCACATTCACTACTGAAAACTCCATCCACCCCTCCATTGCCCCTTGGCAGCGGCTTCCAGCACTGGGCAGGTCTCCCATGCCCCTGCACAATCTGTCAGATGCCACCACCACCCCAGCTCTCTGCCCTCACAAGCAGCATGAATAGGATTTCTTCAGAAACCAAGGACTTGCTGAAGTAG